A section of the Streptomyces sp. NBC_01363 genome encodes:
- a CDS encoding LysM peptidoglycan-binding domain-containing M23 family metallopeptidase yields the protein MPISGKHRRPKFGPIARGVAAAGAGGAVLALPLLGATGAHAAEQAAPAAAPQSAAATHAEPVAQKQAATTTYSVVSGDYLSKIAAEHKIKGGWEKLYQDNRKVVGENPGLIFPGMKLTIGAKATGDAAPTGAGAGSALPSKVPSALSKAAEKSAPAKSVTAVPQSKAPASAPAAQSSGSGYVHPVPGNHTTNYRASGSNWSSGSHTGIDFPVSTGTSVKAITSGTVVAAGWGGAYGNQVVIKHTDGHYSQYGHLSSLSVSVGRAVSAGQQVGLSGATGNATGPHLHFEVRTGPAYGSDIDPIAFLASHGIYV from the coding sequence ATGCCCATATCGGGTAAGCACCGCCGTCCGAAGTTCGGCCCCATAGCCCGTGGCGTCGCCGCGGCAGGCGCCGGTGGCGCCGTCCTCGCGCTGCCGCTGCTCGGTGCCACGGGTGCCCACGCCGCGGAGCAGGCCGCCCCGGCCGCCGCGCCGCAGTCGGCCGCCGCCACGCACGCCGAGCCGGTCGCGCAGAAGCAGGCCGCCACCACGACGTACTCCGTCGTCTCCGGCGACTACCTGTCGAAGATCGCCGCCGAGCACAAGATCAAGGGCGGCTGGGAGAAGCTGTACCAGGACAACCGCAAGGTCGTCGGCGAGAACCCTGGCCTGATCTTCCCGGGCATGAAGCTGACCATCGGCGCCAAGGCGACCGGCGACGCCGCGCCCACCGGCGCCGGCGCCGGCTCGGCCCTCCCGTCGAAGGTGCCCTCGGCTCTCTCGAAGGCCGCGGAGAAGTCCGCCCCGGCGAAGTCCGTGACCGCCGTCCCGCAGTCCAAGGCCCCGGCCTCCGCCCCGGCCGCCCAGAGCAGCGGCTCCGGCTACGTCCACCCGGTTCCCGGCAACCACACCACCAACTACCGCGCCTCCGGCTCCAACTGGTCCAGCGGCAGCCACACCGGGATCGACTTCCCCGTCTCCACCGGCACCAGCGTGAAGGCCATCACCTCCGGCACCGTCGTCGCCGCCGGCTGGGGTGGCGCGTACGGCAACCAGGTCGTCATCAAGCACACCGACGGCCACTACTCGCAGTACGGCCACCTGTCCTCCCTCTCCGTTTCGGTGGGCCGGGCCGTGAGCGCCGGTCAGCAGGTCGGCCTCTCCGGCGCCACCGGCAACGCCACCGGCCCGCACCTGCACTTCGAGGTCCGCACGGGCCCGGCGTACGGCTCGGACATCGACCCGATCGCCTTCCTGGCCTCGCACGGCATCTACGTCTGA
- a CDS encoding SGNH/GDSL hydrolase family protein, which yields MADDSRKNQRGVINRQGVIGSYAAIGDSFTEGVGDPGPDGTFVGWADRFAVLLADQLPDPDAGTEGSAHGNFRYANLAVRGRLLDQIVEEQVPRAKELAPDLVSFCAGGNDIIRPGTDPDDVAERFERAVAELTEAVGTVMVTTGFDTRGVPVLRHLRGKIATYTAHVRAIADRYDCPVLDLWSLRSVQDRRAWDDDRLHLSAEGHTRVALRAAQVLGIDVPADPDQEWPPQAQRGTLEVRRDDIHWAREYLVPWIGRRLRGESSGDHVEAKRPDLLPL from the coding sequence GTGGCAGACGATTCGAGAAAAAACCAACGTGGCGTCATCAACCGACAGGGCGTCATCGGGTCGTACGCGGCGATTGGCGACAGCTTCACCGAGGGAGTCGGCGACCCCGGCCCGGACGGGACCTTCGTCGGCTGGGCGGACCGATTCGCGGTACTCCTCGCGGACCAGCTCCCGGACCCCGATGCGGGCACCGAAGGTTCCGCGCACGGGAATTTCAGGTACGCCAATCTCGCCGTACGCGGACGCCTCCTCGACCAGATCGTCGAGGAGCAGGTACCGCGCGCCAAGGAGCTCGCACCCGACCTGGTGAGCTTCTGCGCGGGCGGCAACGACATCATCCGGCCGGGCACCGACCCCGACGACGTGGCCGAGCGCTTCGAGCGCGCGGTCGCGGAGCTGACCGAAGCGGTCGGCACGGTCATGGTCACCACCGGCTTCGACACCCGTGGCGTTCCCGTGCTGCGCCATCTGCGCGGCAAGATCGCCACGTACACCGCCCATGTACGGGCCATCGCCGACCGCTACGACTGCCCGGTCCTCGACCTGTGGTCGCTGCGGTCGGTCCAGGACAGGCGTGCCTGGGACGACGACCGGCTCCACCTGTCGGCCGAGGGACACACCAGGGTCGCGCTGCGCGCCGCCCAGGTCCTCGGCATCGATGTGCCGGCCGACCCCGACCAGGAATGGCCCCCGCAGGCACAGCGCGGCACCCTCGAAGTACGGCGCGACGACATCCACTGGGCGCGGGAGTACCTGGTTCCGTGGATCGGCCGGCGGCTGCGCGGCGAGTCCTCGGGCGACCACGTCGAGGCGAAGCGGCCGGACCTCCTGCCGCTCTAG
- a CDS encoding STM4011 family radical SAM protein has protein sequence MDLTILYRGPLASCDYDCPYCPFAKRRDSPEQLRADRAALERFTAWAAAQTGDRLSILFTPWGEGLVRSWYRRALVELARLPHIRRVAIQTNISSRTGWLAEAGEAGREKIALWCTYHPGQTPYERFLTKCRELTALGIRHSVGVVGLDDHLDEARRLRAALPDEVYLWVNAAEGHTYTDEEADRWTAVDPLFPYSRHPHRSAGLPCRTGESVISVDGDGTVRRCHFVPAELGNLYDGSYRRALGPRACPLAVCDCHIGYVHLETLPLYDVFAGGVLERIPAAPLSSPAGPV, from the coding sequence ATGGACCTGACGATCCTCTACCGCGGCCCGCTCGCGTCGTGCGACTACGACTGTCCGTACTGCCCGTTCGCCAAGCGGCGCGACAGCCCGGAGCAGCTGCGTGCCGACCGTGCCGCGCTGGAGCGGTTCACGGCGTGGGCCGCTGCGCAGACCGGTGACCGGCTCTCGATCCTGTTCACGCCGTGGGGCGAGGGGCTGGTCCGCTCCTGGTACCGCCGCGCCCTGGTCGAGCTGGCGCGGCTGCCGCACATCCGCCGGGTCGCGATCCAGACCAACATCAGCAGCCGCACGGGATGGCTGGCCGAGGCCGGTGAGGCGGGCCGCGAGAAGATCGCCCTGTGGTGCACGTACCACCCGGGGCAGACACCGTACGAGCGGTTCCTCACCAAGTGCCGGGAGCTGACCGCGCTCGGCATCCGGCACAGTGTCGGTGTCGTCGGGCTCGACGACCACCTCGACGAGGCGCGGCGGCTGCGCGCGGCGCTGCCGGACGAGGTCTATCTCTGGGTGAACGCGGCGGAGGGCCACACCTACACGGACGAGGAGGCGGACCGCTGGACCGCCGTCGACCCGCTCTTCCCGTACAGCCGGCATCCGCACCGGTCGGCCGGGCTGCCCTGCCGGACCGGCGAGTCGGTCATCTCGGTGGACGGTGACGGCACCGTGCGGCGCTGCCATTTCGTACCGGCGGAGCTCGGCAATCTCTACGACGGGAGCTACCGGCGGGCCCTCGGTCCGCGCGCCTGTCCGCTGGCGGTCTGCGACTGTCACATCGGCTACGTGCACCTGGAGACGCTGCCGCTGTACGACGTCTTCGCGGGCGGTGTGCTGGAGCGGATACCGGCCGCTCCGCTGTCGTCGCCCGCCGGACCGGTCTGA
- a CDS encoding STM4012 family radical SAM protein: protein MSRTTTVAPATRPYQSYVYAYPHKTAYRPLADRLGLRELWAAERKDALSLYLHIPFCEVRCGFCNLFTRIGAPDELTTRYLDALDRQATAVREALGDDGPVRFAAAAFGGGTPTFLTAAELERLCDIAEKRMGADLRSVPLSVETSPSTATADRLAVLADRGATRISIGVQSFVESEARAAVRPQRRADVEAALDRIRDARIPVLNIDLIYGIDGQTEDSWRASLDAALGWQPEELYLYPLYVRPLTGLGRLDADGGASADAAWDEQRLRLYRAGRDHLLAHGYEQVSMRMFRRADAPRTDGPDDYACQTDGMIGLGCGARSYTTELHYSFDYAVEMREVRAIIDGYAATEDFSRAEVGRYVDGDEARRRHLLQSVLQAEGLRLADYRERFGTSPADDFRLELARFEARGWLDASAGASGLLRLSPEGLAHSDALGPELFSPDVRAAMAAYELK from the coding sequence ATGAGCCGCACCACGACCGTCGCGCCGGCCACCCGGCCGTACCAGAGCTATGTCTACGCCTACCCGCACAAGACCGCCTACCGGCCGCTCGCCGACCGGCTGGGGCTGCGCGAGCTGTGGGCGGCCGAGCGCAAGGACGCGCTCTCGCTCTATCTCCACATACCGTTCTGCGAGGTCCGCTGCGGCTTCTGCAATCTCTTCACCCGGATCGGCGCTCCGGACGAGCTGACGACCCGGTATCTCGACGCGCTGGACCGGCAGGCCACCGCGGTCCGGGAGGCGCTGGGCGACGACGGTCCGGTGCGTTTCGCCGCGGCCGCGTTCGGCGGGGGTACGCCCACGTTCCTGACCGCGGCGGAGCTGGAGCGGCTCTGCGACATCGCGGAGAAGCGGATGGGCGCCGATCTGCGGTCCGTTCCGCTGTCGGTCGAGACCTCGCCGTCGACCGCGACCGCCGACCGGCTGGCCGTCCTCGCCGACCGCGGGGCGACCAGGATCAGCATCGGGGTGCAGAGCTTCGTCGAATCGGAGGCGCGTGCCGCCGTGCGCCCGCAGCGGCGGGCCGATGTGGAGGCGGCGCTGGACCGGATACGCGATGCCCGCATCCCGGTCCTCAACATCGACCTGATCTACGGCATCGACGGGCAGACCGAGGACAGCTGGCGCGCTTCGCTGGACGCGGCGCTCGGCTGGCAGCCGGAGGAGCTGTATCTCTATCCGTTGTACGTGCGCCCGCTGACCGGTCTGGGACGGCTCGACGCGGACGGCGGGGCGTCGGCGGACGCGGCCTGGGACGAGCAGCGGCTGCGGCTGTACCGCGCGGGCCGGGACCATCTCCTGGCCCACGGCTACGAGCAGGTCTCGATGCGGATGTTCCGCCGCGCCGACGCCCCGCGGACGGACGGCCCCGACGACTACGCCTGCCAGACCGACGGCATGATCGGCCTGGGGTGCGGCGCCCGCTCGTACACCACGGAGCTGCACTACTCCTTCGACTACGCGGTGGAGATGCGGGAGGTGCGGGCGATCATCGACGGCTACGCCGCCACCGAGGACTTCTCCCGCGCGGAGGTCGGACGGTACGTCGACGGCGACGAGGCCCGCCGGCGCCACCTCCTCCAGTCGGTCCTCCAGGCCGAGGGACTGCGGCTGGCCGACTACCGGGAGCGGTTCGGTACCTCGCCGGCCGACGACTTCCGCCTGGAGCTGGCCCGGTTCGAGGCACGCGGCTGGCTCGACGCGTCGGCCGGGGCGTCCGGACTGCTGCGGCTGTCCCCCGAGGGCCTGGCCCACTCCGACGCCCTGGGCCCGGAGCTCTTCTCCCCCGATGTACGGGCCGCGATGGCCGCGTACGAGCTGAAGTGA
- a CDS encoding STM4013/SEN3800 family hydrolase: protein MSEIVGSHDLLLVTLDTLRHDVAVELAAAGRIPHLARHLPGGVWEKRHAPGSFTYASHQAIFAGFLPTPAGPGPHPRLFAARFAGSESTASGTFVFDTPDLLSGLVGVGYRTVCIGGVGFFNKQAPLGSVLPGMFQESHWEPEFGVASPTSFEAQVARAEEVVAGLPAEQRLFLFVNVSALHQPNWFHLPGATREAGDSRATHAAALEYVDAHIGRLFAAASSRRRCFAIVCSDHGTAYGDDGYTGHRLGHESVWTVPYVHFFLEPGATAP from the coding sequence ATGAGCGAGATCGTGGGCAGCCACGATCTGCTCCTCGTCACCCTCGACACGCTGCGCCACGACGTGGCGGTGGAGCTCGCCGCAGCGGGCCGCATTCCGCATCTGGCGCGCCATCTGCCGGGCGGTGTCTGGGAGAAGCGGCATGCGCCGGGAAGCTTCACCTACGCCTCCCACCAGGCGATCTTCGCAGGATTCCTGCCGACACCGGCGGGCCCGGGGCCGCACCCCCGGCTGTTCGCGGCACGTTTCGCCGGCAGCGAGTCCACCGCCTCCGGCACCTTTGTCTTCGACACACCGGATCTGCTCTCCGGCCTCGTCGGCGTGGGCTACCGCACGGTGTGCATCGGCGGTGTCGGCTTCTTCAACAAGCAGGCGCCGCTCGGTTCCGTACTGCCCGGCATGTTCCAGGAAAGCCACTGGGAGCCGGAGTTCGGCGTGGCGTCGCCCACCTCCTTCGAGGCACAGGTGGCCCGTGCCGAGGAGGTCGTCGCCGGACTCCCCGCGGAGCAGCGGCTGTTCCTCTTCGTCAATGTGTCCGCCCTGCACCAGCCCAACTGGTTCCACCTGCCGGGAGCCACCCGTGAGGCGGGCGACTCCCGCGCCACCCATGCCGCGGCCCTGGAGTACGTCGACGCCCATATCGGCAGGCTCTTCGCCGCCGCGAGCAGCCGCCGTCGCTGTTTCGCCATCGTCTGCTCGGACCACGGCACGGCGTACGGGGACGACGGCTACACCGGTCACCGGCTCGGTCACGAGTCCGTCTGGACCGTTCCGTACGTGCACTTCTTCCTGGAACCGGGGGCCACCGCACCATGA
- a CDS encoding STM4014 family protein, whose amino-acid sequence MSPSASSTPGPAPRFAVVGVPGNRRVTLFQDAVRGAGLPAARVVSWLDVLRGEAGFLPGETVRMDSPGEDAEVERLLRAVGDPTRVEGTALWYARFTAAVREVARAAAAAGAVLLDDPGDVAVLFDKRLCHAVLDGAGVPVPASPTSGAAAPVVRDWADVRARMADRGLPRVFVKLAHGSSASGVLAVETAGPGRVRATTSVERDASGRLFNSLRVRRVTTEREIAAIVDALAPDGLHIERWLPKATRRGRTTDLRVVVVAGRATHAVVRTSRSPMTNLHLGGERGDLDEVRDAVEAAGGSWSDALAVCERAAECFPGTLCVGVDLLPSTGWRRFAVGEVNAFGDLLPRLTGLPGSGAEDLDTYAAQVAAVMNRARNHRATATA is encoded by the coding sequence ATGTCGCCGTCGGCGAGTAGTACGCCCGGCCCGGCGCCGCGCTTCGCCGTCGTGGGTGTGCCCGGCAACCGCCGGGTCACGCTCTTCCAGGACGCCGTGCGCGGAGCCGGGCTGCCGGCGGCGCGTGTCGTGTCCTGGCTCGACGTCCTGCGCGGCGAAGCCGGATTCCTGCCCGGCGAGACCGTCCGGATGGACTCCCCCGGTGAGGACGCCGAGGTGGAGCGGCTGCTCCGCGCGGTCGGGGATCCGACCCGGGTCGAGGGGACCGCCCTCTGGTACGCCCGTTTCACCGCGGCCGTGCGGGAGGTGGCGCGCGCGGCGGCCGCTGCCGGTGCCGTGCTGCTCGACGATCCCGGCGATGTGGCGGTGTTGTTCGACAAGCGGCTCTGCCATGCCGTGCTGGACGGCGCCGGGGTGCCGGTCCCGGCCTCGCCGACCTCGGGAGCCGCGGCGCCCGTGGTGCGGGACTGGGCGGACGTACGGGCGCGGATGGCCGACCGCGGCCTGCCCAGGGTCTTCGTGAAGCTCGCGCACGGCTCGTCCGCCTCGGGGGTCCTGGCCGTGGAGACGGCCGGGCCCGGCCGGGTGAGGGCCACCACGTCGGTGGAGCGCGACGCGTCGGGCCGGCTCTTCAACTCCCTGCGGGTGCGCCGCGTCACGACGGAGCGGGAGATCGCGGCGATCGTCGACGCGCTCGCACCGGACGGGCTGCACATCGAGCGCTGGCTGCCCAAGGCCACCCGGCGCGGCCGGACGACGGATCTGCGGGTCGTGGTGGTGGCGGGCCGGGCCACCCACGCCGTCGTGCGCACCAGCCGCTCCCCCATGACCAACCTCCACCTCGGCGGCGAGCGCGGGGATCTCGACGAGGTCCGTGACGCCGTCGAGGCGGCGGGCGGCAGCTGGAGCGATGCCCTGGCCGTGTGCGAACGGGCCGCGGAGTGCTTCCCGGGCACCCTGTGTGTGGGCGTCGATCTGCTGCCCTCGACCGGCTGGCGGCGCTTCGCCGTCGGCGAGGTCAACGCCTTCGGCGATCTCCTGCCGCGGCTGACCGGTCTTCCGGGCAGCGGCGCCGAGGACCTGGACACGTATGCGGCGCAGGTCGCCGCCGTAATGAACAGAGCAAGGAACCACCGTGCAACCGCCACCGCCTGA
- a CDS encoding STM4015 family protein — MTDIEHPETFHGLPVHTLPGPDRTPGSPLPEAGSVAWRLESAWQGDLTFGPLWQHFVDTVDTTRVRALVIGPWWQEEYESFAPVVDLLVGRADRFPALRALFLADVVSEECEVSWLEMCDVTPVVEAFGQLEELTVRGCGEQASDGSSLGLRPVRHKSLKSLRFESGGLPSGLVRAIGASELPALERLDLWLGVTEYGGDTGVEDLAPLLSGATFPALRHLGLRNSEIQDEIAAAVASAPVVAQLETLSLSMGTLGDEGAEALLSGQPLTHLTSLDLHHHYMSDPLVDRLRDLLGPDRVNVEIDEVEYWDPEEDIDRYVAVGE, encoded by the coding sequence ATGACTGACATCGAACACCCCGAGACCTTTCACGGTCTGCCCGTCCACACCCTTCCCGGACCCGACCGGACCCCCGGCAGCCCGCTCCCGGAGGCCGGTTCGGTCGCGTGGCGGCTGGAGAGCGCCTGGCAGGGCGATCTGACGTTCGGCCCGCTGTGGCAGCACTTCGTCGACACGGTCGACACGACGCGGGTGCGGGCCCTGGTGATCGGCCCCTGGTGGCAGGAGGAGTACGAGTCCTTCGCCCCGGTCGTCGATCTGCTGGTCGGTCGTGCGGACCGTTTCCCGGCCCTGCGGGCGCTCTTCCTCGCCGACGTCGTCAGCGAGGAGTGCGAGGTGTCGTGGCTGGAGATGTGCGACGTGACGCCGGTGGTCGAGGCGTTCGGGCAGTTGGAGGAGCTGACGGTTCGCGGCTGCGGCGAGCAGGCCTCCGACGGGTCTTCGCTCGGTCTGCGGCCGGTGCGGCACAAGTCTCTCAAGTCGCTGCGGTTCGAGTCCGGCGGGCTTCCGTCCGGGCTCGTGCGGGCGATCGGCGCCTCCGAACTGCCCGCGCTGGAGCGCCTCGACCTCTGGCTGGGCGTCACCGAGTACGGCGGTGACACCGGGGTCGAGGACCTCGCTCCGCTGCTGTCCGGTGCGACGTTCCCCGCCTTGCGCCATCTGGGGCTGCGGAACAGCGAGATCCAGGACGAGATCGCGGCCGCCGTGGCCTCCGCCCCGGTCGTCGCCCAGCTGGAGACGCTCTCCCTCTCGATGGGGACCCTGGGTGACGAAGGGGCCGAAGCGCTGCTCTCGGGCCAGCCGCTCACCCACCTGACCTCGCTGGACCTGCACCACCACTACATGAGCGACCCGTTGGTGGACCGCCTGAGGGACCTCCTCGGTCCGGACCGGGTGAACGTCGAGATCGACGAGGTCGAGTACTGGGATCCGGAAGAGGACATCGACCGCTATGTCGCCGTCGGCGAGTAG
- a CDS encoding STM4015 family protein, translating to MSGVDHLHELLGLPTVDFQHATGEAPVQAADAAAWRISVDPYDDESEMTWEEAFQAFLKAVDPAGVRALIVGQWGESYEEKSSYPIDLIIAAADRLTSLEAVFVGDMTMEENEISWIEQSDVTALLKAFPGLLELGVRGGTDLVFSPTKHERLRSLTIETGGLPVGVIRGILDSELPALERLDLWLGVSAYGGDADVADLAPLLSGTRFPRLTHLGLRNSELQNEIATAVASAPVVAQLRVLDLSNGTMGDEGAAALLDGQPLTHLEKLDLHHHFMTEPMERRIKEALEPHGVRVDVSEREKPWGDRGVEGRYTSVSE from the coding sequence CCAGCACGCGACGGGTGAGGCGCCCGTGCAGGCCGCCGATGCGGCAGCCTGGCGCATATCGGTCGATCCGTACGACGACGAGTCCGAGATGACCTGGGAGGAGGCCTTTCAGGCGTTCCTGAAGGCGGTCGACCCGGCCGGCGTGCGGGCCCTGATCGTCGGTCAGTGGGGCGAGTCGTACGAGGAGAAATCGTCCTACCCGATCGATCTGATCATCGCCGCCGCCGACCGGCTGACCTCGCTGGAGGCCGTCTTCGTCGGCGACATGACCATGGAGGAGAACGAGATCTCCTGGATCGAGCAGTCGGATGTCACGGCGCTGCTGAAGGCCTTCCCCGGTCTGCTGGAACTGGGTGTGCGCGGCGGCACGGACCTGGTCTTCTCTCCCACGAAGCACGAGCGGCTGCGTTCGCTGACCATCGAGACCGGCGGTCTGCCGGTCGGTGTGATCCGGGGCATCCTGGACAGCGAGCTGCCCGCGCTGGAGCGGCTCGACCTCTGGCTCGGTGTCTCCGCGTACGGGGGAGACGCCGATGTGGCCGACCTGGCCCCGCTGCTCTCCGGCACCCGCTTCCCCCGGCTCACCCATCTCGGTCTGCGCAACAGCGAGTTGCAGAACGAGATCGCGACGGCGGTCGCGAGTGCCCCGGTCGTCGCGCAGTTGCGTGTCCTCGACCTGTCGAACGGCACCATGGGCGACGAGGGCGCGGCGGCGCTGCTGGACGGTCAGCCGCTGACCCATCTCGAAAAGCTCGATCTGCACCACCACTTCATGACCGAGCCGATGGAACGCCGGATCAAGGAGGCGCTGGAGCCGCACGGCGTCCGGGTCGATGTGTCGGAGCGCGAGAAGCCCTGGGGCGACCGCGGCGTCGAAGGCCGCTACACCTCGGTCTCGGAGTGA